From the Etheostoma spectabile isolate EspeVRDwgs_2016 unplaced genomic scaffold, UIUC_Espe_1.0 scaffold00010817, whole genome shotgun sequence genome, the window ATAAGATAACATTACACTATCTActgtaagtgtatgtgtgtgtgtgtgtgtgtgtgtgtgtgtgtgtgtgtgtgtgtgtgtgtgtgtgtgtgtgtgtgtcttttttaaaatgtgttcttaTATGTTCACACATGGGTACAGAAACTGTCTTCTTACACCTGGATATTGATATGTTTAGGTTACTGAGTATGGTTATTTAGCGACTAGCAAGAATCATCATAAATTCTACAATACGGAGGATCAGTTCACAGATGAAGGTGTATGAGGGAGTACCTCCACTTCCCATTTTTTGTTGCACTTCTTGGTACATGGCATCTGTGTAGCATGCCCCCCCGTTTGCAGCAACCATGCTGTCGATCTTCTTAACCAGCTCCACCACTTGACCTGTGTCTTTACTGGTGTTGTCAAAGACGTGGAACCTGTTACCACAGCTTTGGATGACTCGTCGGAGGTCTTGACTACCCTCACGCACATACTCTTGTATGGTCTGGCCTCCAAGATCATCACCACGGGTAAACAGCACGATCATGTACTGGTTAGCCTTAGGACCAAACAGCTTTTGCAGGGCTTCCACAGAGTTTTTCTCTTCGTTGGTGAATCGACCGACTTGGATGACCAGCAGGAACACATGAGGACCAGGACATGAGACTTCAACACATCTCACAATTTCTCTTTGGATGA encodes:
- the LOC116679358 gene encoding GTPase IMAP family member 7, producing MMASIPAGPDLRIVMIGKTGVGKSAVGNTILGEKRFKSRPSAESVTESCEKGVKRWGNRVVSVVDTPGILDTQKSPEFIQREIVRCVEVSCPGPHVFLLVIQVGRFTNEEKNSVEALQKLFGPKANQYMIVLFTRGDDLGGQTIQEYVREGSQDLRRVIQSCGNRFHVFDNTSKDTGQVVELVKKIDSMVAANGGACYTDAMYQEVQQKMGSGGTPSYTFICELILRIVEFMMILASR